The sequence CGTTTCTCTCAGACGGTGAGCGCTGTCTTTTCTCTTCAAAATTGTTTTCTGTCTTTGAAAACCCTGCTCCttcccctctccctccttttTCTTCCCGGGCTTCCCGCGATACCTCCCCACTTCACCAccgtctctcttcgcttccctTCCTCGTCCCTCTATAGATGTCTCAAGCTCTCCGCTAGCACCGTTTCTCACCtgcgcgctctctcttcctctcctctctctccattTTCTTCTTTGCCGTCCGTTCGCCTCCTATCGAGTTCCGCCTTTCCCCAGGCCCCCAGGCCGCCCGCCCGAGTTTGGCGGCGTCTCTCAGCCACGGCAagacgctcgccgcagcggagaggaagaaaaacgacTCCTCGTTCGCCGCGTGCTCTCCGTCTCGTAAACCCCCTTTTTCTCCGTGTGTCGGCTCGGCGTGTCGctccgtcttcctcgctgtgTTGTCGCGCCTGCCCGCGCAGGGATCCCGAAGGATTGAGTCCGCCGACTCCCTGTTTTCTGTGCTACGCCTTGACCTTTCAAAGTAGGTTTCTTGCCCGTTTTCACTCAACTTTCGCTCGTTTGATCCGTATCTCTGCTCTCCAGAGGCAGGGTCAGCCTCCCTTAAGACCTGCGGGTGGCGCCCAACGTCTCGtgagcgtctcctcggcgcgtgTCCGCGTGCAGAACTCAGCTGCCGTCTTGGTCGCTGCATCGCCTTGCGCGACAGAGTCACACGTCCCCCTCATCGTTGCTTGCGGCTGTGCGTTTGCCCTGAGCGGCTGCCTaaaaaagaagaggcaggcgcttGGCAGGCAGAAAGCCCCCTCAAACGCGACCGGGCAGGGGAGACCAAGGCCTGCGCGGGCGAGTCCAtttcgaggcgcgcgaggcggcgtgcCGCTCCCGTCCCTGAACAAGGTTTCGaaatgcatgcgccgcgagTCCGCGCATCGGTcagggcgggggcggcgcccctccgcgggcagcgggcctcgtggcgcctgcggcagcgccggcaggtctccgcgcgaggcgagacagAACCAGCTGCCGAAgacgctttcttctctcccggGCTGAGAGATCTTTCTGCCGTCAGGGCGtgtcgcgtcgcgcgcccaCGCAGAGACTGCGCAGATGAGGCTGAAGCGCGAAGAGGGAAACCAacagacacgcgccgcgacgGGGTCGCCCCGAAGAGCtggagggggcggcgcgacggcgagagagaagagagagtcTCTCAGACTCTGAAACGGAGTACCGAGGACTCTGAGGCGGCAGtcgggagagaggaggcctctgcgtctgcgggagaccgcgccagctgcagaggGTGTGAACCGCCGGCGCACTCGGTGatgagagacgcgaagaacgCATTCTTCTTCATGCCTGCGGGCGGGCCTTGGGCACGCCACGACTCGGCTCTCCTCGCTCAGCACGTGGTGAGATCGCTCAGCCGGTCCTTCTCGGTCCTGAGTTTGTCACTTTCTCCttgctgcgccgtcgcgcgcccttCGGCGTCGTGTAGCGAAGCCGCATCCTCTTTTGCTTTGCGCTcggctcgcgcgtcctctctctgggctcctctctcggctctgtctgcgctttctgtctccccggcgccgcgggctcttcctcgctgcacCCGCGGGTGGCGGCCGTCGGCGGCTTGGCGCGTGTCGCCCGAGGCTCCTCAGGTCTTAAACTCTGCTTCAACAGACGAGTCACCGCGCCTCTTTGTttccgcgcggccgtcgtcgtcagatctcggcgccgcgcctacTATGAGCCGCTTCCACTCGCACATCGTTCTTGATGCGCGCAAGCTGCCCTCGCTGCCGGTTGCCTCTTCTGGgctcgtctcttcgctgtcgcctctcgcgggcgccgcgcgtcgcacgCTACACGCcatggcgcggagggcggcggaggacggcgagccgcgtcTAGCGCCAGGGGGCATGGAGTCGCACTGCGACGCGGACTTGGcttttcgcgtcgcctctctctctgcgttctACTCCGAGTCTCCTCggggtctccgcgcggccgcggaggcgcgtgacggcgaagacgcgatGTGCGTCGCGTttcgagaggaagaagagggcgcagaggcttTGCAGCCCGAGGGGGGACTGCTAGAGCCCCAGCCCGACGCCGTGCATGCGCCAGACAACGCGGGCTCGGCGTTTGGTGCATCTGCGGCCTCCTGTTCCCCTGCTGCAgtcgctgcgccgtctcgggccgctcgcgcgtctctgtcgGTTCACCAGCCCTTCGCTTACCTCTCAGGTTTGTCGGGGCAGGCGCTTCTGGTGCGCCTGGAGAGCGTGCCGTGGATTGCCGAGCTGCTtcacgagctgcgcgcgctggaggcaaagcgcgacgcgcatcCGTCCGCGGAGAACGTCGGGAACCTCCGCGTGTGGTGGCGCACGCACGCGATTCGCTTGTTCATCTCCGGTGTGAAAAAGGGATGTTCGGCGGATCCTGCGCTCCAGCTTCGCATGTTGCAactcgcgctcgcgtcgactcctctcgcggctgccATTCCGCCTCTCCACGACTTGCCCCCGGCCTTCTACGTGCCTCGGCgtgaggaggcgagggcgggtgCAGAGTCTagcggggctgcggcggaggacgaatGCAGGCTCAGACCGatccgcgcggccgcgagacacgccgaaggagacgaagaagaggagacgcagctcgAAGGCAGGTTTGCTGGGATgcctgcagacggcgacgcggatgGGCGGCTGAGGGTGCGGGGCTCGAGAGCGGAAGCCGCGCttggcggcgtggaggcgaacgaaaggggaggagagggcgacgcgaggctgGTGGTGACGAAGGCGGACGTCGAGGCTTTCGGGCCAGGGTTCGTTTTATTCACGCAGTTCGCATCCCTGCCGCTTGAGCAGCGGCTCTGGTGCTTGGACCAGtttgcgtttttcttcgtccacaactgcctctgcgcgacgGTGAAGCaggccgacgaggcgagcgcgggcgggcgcggcggcgggcgcggggagaAGACGGTGCGCGCCGACCAGCAGCTcgcgaggggggggaaggcgacgcctggcaacgaggcgctgcagcgcgagctgaCCTGCAAGTTCCCCGTATCCGCGTCGGGGAACTTGATCGTCTCCGATACGCGCCTCTGGAACTTCCTTGgtgtcgccgcgcaggcgcttgcgCGCGACGGGCATTTCGACCTCGCATCCCACCTCAcgttcgccctcctctcgctcgtctACGACATCCGCGCCTTCCCCGCGCCCGCAcccggcgtcgccctgcgcttcttcagcgacctcggcgagccgccaggcgcacagcggctgccccgcgccgcggaggcggagagaggcgaaggacagGCAAGCCTAGATCTCGAAgaggagcgccgcctgcgtgcgaGGGAGCAAGCTGCAAACATCTCCAAGCGCAACAACCGCTGGAAGCTGCCGAAAAACATCTGGCTGCAAATCCTCGCAAAGCGCCACGATGCGGCGCCGcaacccgccgccgccggggccctggcggcctcggcggcgggcgacctccaggagggcagcgaggcgcaggaggtTGCGGGCCGAGAGATCCCTGCAGTGGCGCTCGAGCCCCAGGAGATCGCAGCCGTCGACATGGCAGACGAGCTGTTTCTGTGCCTCAAGAGAGAAGCGGCCGAGGCAGCGCCCCTGCTGGCTCGCGCACTGCTCTTGGGGCAGGAGGAGAAGACCGGCGTCGCACAGGTGAACGCAAAAGGtggaggagaaaaaaaaactcgGCAGGAGCCGCCACACAGCGGCTTCGCGTCTCAGTTCATGAGCGCGAAcgagcgcagcgagaagcACCTGGCCTTCCAGCGGATTCGCAACACCGCAGTCATCAAAAACTCCGCCCTGGTGCACCACAGCCGCACCCTGCAGGGCcgtgaagaagcggagggagacATCTGTGCCGAGGCCAGAAGGGCGTCAGAAGAGTTTCTCGACGAAGCgaagccgctcgcgcgaAATGCGTGGCGGGTAGTGAAGAAGGAGAATGCCCTCGGGGAGCAACGACAGACGATCGCGGAGGATTGGTTCGTCGAAAAGGCGAAAGGCGTCGCCAACATGCGGGAGAAGGCCCAGTACGAAGCGCGTGTGGAGGAGCTGCAAAGAggtctgcgcagcggcggctctcttcttcagggTTTGAGCGAGGGaccggctgcggcgatgACGCTGTCGGGAGAGTGGCGAGCAGACCTTGACGTCCCACAGGGCGACGTAATCccggcggacgacgccgcTTCCCCCGCCTTCGGCTTCAGCAGCCTCCTCTGGTACCTGCGCTTGGAGAGTATTTTCTATCGCACGCAGGACATAAACCTGTCCTCCATCGTCTACCGCCTCCTCACTCACCTCATCGACGCCGAAGTTCCCCAGTTTCTGTACCCcacttcttccgcgtcctccgcggctcagccttcggcggcctcgagtgtgcgcgccgccgacgcccgcgcggcgcctctctcctctctcttctcctccgcgccggccccGTGCTTCAGTCtttctcgccgcggcgctgcagccctcgcccacgccgtcggcgcgctgaAGGCCACCAGACGCTACGAGCACGACCTTCTGCGGGCTCTGTGCGACGCCCTGAGGCCCAACCTGCCTCTGCTGACtccggcgctcgcctgcgagacCGTATACAATTTGGGCTGTCTGGGGTACAGCGACCCTGCGTttgcgcatgcgctcgcgcgACACATGGCGAGCTCGGGCGTTCTGCGACAGACGACAGTCGACTCCATGATGCAGCTGCTCATTGGCTTCTCACGGCTCGAATTCCGAGACGACACACTCACAGAAGCCTGCATTAAGGGCCTGCTGCACGAAGGTgacaagaagaaaaaggcccCTCCCTCGGGgcaaggcgctgcgccgtggAGCCCGGTCGCcccgtcggcgtcgtcttTCGAGGAGATGCTCTAccaggagagacagacgggCGAAACCGATGCAGCGAGCTCAGGTAGGAAGCGCCTCACGGAGTCCGCGCCCCTGCAGAGCGGCATGTGGAGGTATCTGTGCAATGCATCGCGCTCGTTCTCTGCATGTGATGCGGTCGAGTTGCGCATCGTTCCTCGTAGTTGCATTTGTGGACAGGAAGCTGAAGCTCGCGTGTAGAGTCCTCTTCACGCGAGTACTGTACCGATAGGTTGGGATCTAGTGCTGAGCCAACCGCTGATtgctgcgctgctggcgcctggcgccggtGTTACTCTACATTGGTGGAGGCAGAAAGGTGAGGCAGCGCTTCAAATCTCTGTGCAGCGTTGTGCCGCCGACACATGATTGGCAGGGTGGTTGTAACTCTCTCATCAGGTCGTGTACAATAGGCTTTATCTacccgcggcagccgcatcAAGGTGCGGCCTTTTTGTTACGAGATCGAGAGCAGCGGTGTGGCGTATGGTGCTTAGCGCTGTTGTGCGGCAGGCAGCCGGCACACGTTTACTatctcgccctctctgcttTGATTTCTTCAGgttcttccgcgtctgctgctaCCCCCTCTGCAAGCGAACGGCACGATCAGATCATGCGCACGTCGGTGGACTTGTTGGCGCGGACGCATCGGCCGCAGAGTCTGTTTTATCTTCTGCACAGCATCAGCCGGAACTTTGTTCGTTCCCTGCCCCTGCTGGCGTCTCTTGTTCCCGCTCTGCAGCGGTTCGCGACGGCGGTTCCATCGAATGTGGCTGTGCTTGCCTTTCACGACTTGATAAAAATGGGTATTTGGCCAGGGCCTTTTCGCAGAGCGATTCTGAcgacgctctcgcgcgacATTGAGCGCCACGCTCTGGTTCCGCTGGCCGCCTCGACGATTCTCACGTGGAGTCTTTGGGGACACTTCGATGTCCCCTTTTACCTCCGAATGGCGCACCTGTATCACAGGAAAATCGCCGCGCCGtgtggcggcctcgcgcagggagacagcgaggagacagacggtGCGTCGAAGCGTGACGCGGACGTGgagagcgcgcaggcgaggggaCAAAAGAAAGTGGGGAAGTGGGGGAAAACGAGCGTGACAAATATCAAGGTGTCGACTCAATTTTGGTCGTCTGCTTATGGACTGCATCTGTTAGCGCTAACGCCGCGGGACTTTGTCCAGCACGTGAACGCAGTCGACCGACAGATTCACCAAGACCTGCTGGACAGGTACAGGAGGCAATCTGTGCAGCAGAATGCGTTTGCGGCCTCCACCTCAACGGCACCTGCGTCTTCTAagacggcggcctcgggTTCTAGCTCCAGCCTAAGgcctggcggctgcgtcCCGTTTTCGTCCACTGCATTCCCGATGCGCGTTTTCGCGCGCTGTCGGCactccgcggaggcagcggtgCGTTTTTCGCCGTGGCAGACGGGGTCACTGGAGGGTTTGAGAGCAGCGAGCATTCTACGAATACCGGAAGAAAATTGGATTCCAAAGAGCTCAAGTTTTCATGCAGAAgtcgtcgccgcgtgccCGTCATCAATCAGGGACAGCGTCATCAATGAACAGCCCGCAGGCCCCTACGAGATCGACGTGATGCTTCCTGCCGACGCGTTCAGCGCTTGGAAACAGACTCAGAAGAGCGTTGCAGCggagcgcgaagcagaggaggatCGCAGAGGGacgaaaagaaagaaaaagaagggcAAGAAGGCAACGCAGAAGAGCTAAGCACCGGCGTTTCTGTGGCTGCCTGCACGAGGAATCCTGTGGTTTTTGCTGAGGTTCAGCGAGTACATGGCATCGACGGGAGTGAGCTATAAAAGTACATGCAGGTCAGCGTCACTGCTACCCTCCTTTCTGAGATCTCTTTCCGCGTTTTCCTgctgtcgtctgcgtcttcgcagtTCTTCGTCGTGTTGTCTCCctgccgaggcgcgaggacgcTCTCGTGTATCGCCCCGCTCGACTTTCCTCTGTATTTCTTCCATCACGTGCCCGAGCATCTACGCAAACAGCAAAACTCTGAAGCCGTAAGGCTCGTCGTCTGCTAAGATTGTTCACCTGTCGCCCCGTACGCCCCCGAAAGTGCCAGTGGACGCCGCACTCAGCTACGCCCTCCCCCGGCACAAGTGAGTTTCTTCAAGTTGTCTTTGCCTTGCTAAGCATGGCTTGATTCACTCTGGTGGTCCCCCTTACTGTTTAACCACGTATCCCCCTTAGGACAAACTACAGTTTCAACGCGAGACGGTTCATCTTTTCCCACCTGCCGTAGTTAGCCTTCCTATACAGGAATTCACTGAACGCCTGGGGCTCCTCTTTTCTACGTGACGACAAAGGTCCCTTCTAGTAGCCACGCCAAGGCCTTCGATCAAATCTAAGATGGACCATAAAAAGCGTCTCCAATCAGTTCAGTGGGCTGGCGCAGTCACCCCTCGGCAGTATATATCCGCAACCGCCCTTGTGTCGCTCTTTCGAATGCTGCGCGACCATCATTCGCAGAGAAGGCAGTTCCCTCGAAGCCAACCGAAGCGTGCGCCCCTGTGATGCCAGACAGTTGAAGCGACCCGGGTAGCCCCTAACGGGGGCACCGGAACGGCAATCATGTGTATGATATACAGCGTCGCAGCAATTCCTTCTTTGTTACGATTACTCTTTTTGGCCCCGTGCCGCGACTTTTTGAAGCTTACTGCTGCCATTGCGCTTATCGCCGGATATGCTTTTCGAAACCTTGACTCGGTGCGGCGCCGTTAGGGCACCTCTGTTTGACTTCCCTCTTTCCCTCCACATAGCAAAACATTCAGCTCCGACTTCAGGTATCGTGGCTTTAGTGACTGAACGCCTACTCTCCTTGCCAACGAGTTACGAAGATAATACGCGGAGCTCTTTGCCGAATACTGCTTTTGCACGCGAGCGGCTCGCTGTTACCAGCTTAAACTCACTGCGATAGTGCGTTCACAATCCGTGGAAAAGGGAAGCGCGAGGTTGTTTCGATGTCTTCAACTCTCCTGCTGATGCAGTTGCTCCTTTCGAAAACAACTCTTTTCAAAGCCGTTACTGCCAGAGTGTTGCTCTGAAGCTTCCCACGCATACCATTCTCGAAGTGTCGCGCCTCCCTGATACGTGCCCAGCAGAACTACAGCTTTACCACTTTCACTCACGGCCGGTGTCCTACACTTCTTTGGAGCTAACATGTATGCGGTGCACAGCGTGGCTAGCCAACTTCGCTTACAGACTACAGGAAGCTGACAACGCAGAACAACGCACCGTGACACAAAGACAAACGGTCCCACGATCAAAGCTCCCCAAGTTCCGGCGGTCACGCAACCGAACCGCAGCGTCACTGTGAGGAGGCTTTTCGCGCATACTCACTCGCGCTCCCGCGTCAAGGAACTGCGACAAGGCCTCTGCTGGACAGAGAACGAAGCTGAGGAAAGATTAGACTGCGGGAAGCGTCCCGTAAGGTATACACAATGCAGCTACAGAGAGAAGGAATACGGTGGTAACTCTCCAAAGCGACAGCTGGCAAAGCAAGCCATTGAAGTTCAACAGCATTTGTTAGTTTGTACTGGAAAAAATGTGAGAGTGCGCTGCGCAAGGAGAGACATCGGATCTTTCTAGAGCAAAAAACCGGGCCGCCAGGATCCCAGGAGCGGCTTCGCACAGCGTTGGCACTGTAACTTTCGACAGACGCCTGACCATTCCCTTCAGAGCGCCAACAGGGCGAAGTCGCCGAGCGCTTAAAATAGCGACCCGCCACCCAAGGTCCAGAGGAGGCGTGcctggcggagaggcgcgttTCATCCtcgagtctccgccgccgccccgagATTAgttcgccgcccgcgaccggcgggcgcgccgcgaactcgtctgcctctggcgctccgacgccgcggaacgCCTCTTGAAGAATCAAGTCACGCGGGAAGAGCATCCGCTGTTGTTCACCGCCTCCTTTCCCGACTCCGACTTCTGTCGCGGCCAGGGCTCCTGTGTGGGCACACAACGGGAGGGAAACAAGGAGACCTGCTGTCGCAAGGCACAAGAACGGGGGGCGGAGGGTGAGGCGTGGCAGACTGCAGGTTGTGAGACCTGTGTGACGCCTCCACTATTTTCGCTCTTACCTTTTGCGTTCCTTTCGCTCGCGACTCCTGCTGCGTCCGCgttccctctccctctctcttctgcgttcttcgtcgcgcctcttcttctccatGAGGACCGCAGGGTCGGGGGCAGCAGGCaacggcggcagcagcgacagctgGAGGTGCCCAGCCGTCATTGGCGGCTTCTTCGGTTTCGTGTTGGTTCCCCGCGGTttgcctcgccctcctcccaGGCGGCGGGGCAGCCACCCGGGAACTGTGCGGGCTCTCTCGACGTCGACGAGAACTCTGCGGCCGTCGATTTTGCGTCCGTCTGCATTTTTGTAGGCCTCCttcatgtccttgtcgttctCGAATTCAATGAAGCCGTATCCACGCGGCTTGCCATTGCGGTCATAGATGAGACGTACCTTCTTGATGGACCCGTACTGCTCAAACTCACGCTTGAGTTTTTTCTCTGTCGTGTCGTAGCTGATGCCTCCGACAAAAAGCGTGCGGAAAGGGTCCCCGGTCAGCTTCTTGTCGTCCTTGGGGTTGTACTGCTTGATGAGCTCTTTCTGCTTTGACAGATGCGACAGGAGGCGCTCACGTttctggcgcagcagcctctgctTCGGAGTTTCGTACGGCactggcggaggaggcggcccgCTCTCAAACTTACACACATAATCTGCGACGCCTACGTACCCTCTGGTGTTCTTTTTCTTGAAGGCAGGCAAAGGCTCCAGAGGAGGGCGTGCTTGAAACAAGGCCAAAATGTGTGGGGGCATGCCAATGGCCGCCATAGTTGGCAACAATCCGAGGTGAAAACGGCCTACTCTGCCGACGAAAATGGACGGAAATTACGCTACACGTACTCTGTAGGGCGAAGCGGAACGAACAGACATGCGCCAGGAGCCGAGAGCACCATCGCCTTGCCGCGTCCAAAAAAGAAAGACGGGAAAGAATCACGCCCTACCATGCAGATGCGACGGCGCACAAGATTTCAAACAGGAGACTTCTCGGCATCCCCGAAAACTGCTCCACGAAAAGGCAATCTTCGCTACGCACGCGTCAAAGAAAACACCACACGAGAAAAAGCATGTGCCGGCAGTGACAACACCACTACGTGAAGCCCTCCCAGGGTGGCTTACACTCGAAATCCGCGCGAGCCATGGTCGCCTTATATACGGCGCAGGACATCTTGCTGGGCAAGTGTGTACGGTCGGGAGGCTCAATTTCACTGAAAATGCATCCTTCCGGAGCATTCTCTTCATATTTTCAGTCAGCACGCTTTGAGAGTGACGAGTAGCAGTTGCTCACTGAAGGATCTGCGGGCAGGTCTCCGTCAGACAGCAGGAAGCCACATTAGCGGGCGCGAAAGTTCGGAAGGCGCCCCGCGCCTGTGGAAAATGCACTGTCTGTCCAGTTCCAGCCTTCTAGCTGTTTCGAtgctcttcgtctgctgAATAAGCCACTGAATCACGCTCAGAGATGCGCGCTACTGGGAGGAATATCCACCAGGAAACCCGCGGACGGGCACAGCTGGTGCGGTCGTCTCCGCTAAGCGCGTAGATGTAACGATGGAGACCACAGCTCCCGCAGACACGGCCTGATGACGCCGGAGATATCTGACGTGGAACAGCACCTGTGTATCCCTACACAGTTCTCGAAGAACGGAAGTGAGACCGGAGCTGCTCCTCCCTAAAAACAACACCGCGCAAGTCGCGCCCTCACATCGATGCTGCTGAAGGGCACTGCCAGCACTGGCCGTGCTTGAGCCAGCGCGACACCAGTTGCCAAGCAACGCTGCGGATTGCTGGCGACGAGTTGCCTTAACGTGCGCCGTAGAACCGGCTTGTGACCATCATCCTCGGGTGCAACTCGGGAGGAGGTCAACAGCAGGagctgcccgccgcctccagtaTACGATACTGTGCGTGCAATCGTATGTTTCTTCGCGGGTAGCCCCCTTGGTCAAAGACACCAGGTCGCCCGATACGGACAGGACCGCATGCCTCTGTGCCACCCCAGCTAAACGCCATAAACTGCCTTGACTTTGTGTCTGAGCACGGCCATAGACTTGACAGCATGATCGACGCTGCGAGCGTGCGGGCAACACTGCTGTGCCTCTTCAGATCGGAGCCCAGCTTCTGCCTACAGGCGTGCCAAGAAGGTAGAATCTAGTCCACACAGAGAGATGCTAGTTGTACGAATCTTGCAACGGGGGAAACAATACGCTGGGGAATGCTATGCGATGATGCTGCAGAAATTCCGTAGTGTTGCTGTACATTATGGAACTACTGCAGGGGTACTTCGCTCAGATCGACTGCCGTGGGGGTCAACTGTCCGCCGTTTGATGTGGAGGCGTGGGTACACGGTTGTCCGATGCAGGGCTGAATTCCTCTTATTCTCTGCTTTTCTAATTGCAACATAGAATAGACATGTATTCTGTGTGATACAACCCTGTAAAGGTTAGGGCATCTACTGAAAGCACACTGTGATGGGGCATTGCAACGTGGCTGAAACGGCTCATCCATATTTTCAACTCACATAAACATATGCGACAGACGACAAACCCATACTGCCGCGATGTTTGGTCGTAGTTTGTTCTTTCGCAAGGCTGCTCCACCGCTACCTCTCAAGTGTCATCAGGATGCGGTCATTTTGCGAATAAGAAGGCTACGAGCTGTGGATGTCCGCTCAAGCCACCACCGATGCTTGCCAGGCTCCGCACGAGCCATGTAACGACGTACACAAGCACGAAATCTTAGATGCAAA is a genomic window of Besnoitia besnoiti strain Bb-Ger1 chromosome IV, whole genome shotgun sequence containing:
- a CDS encoding hypothetical protein (encoded by transcript BESB_051480); protein product: MHAPRVRASVRAGAAPLRGQRASWRLRQRRQVSARGETEPAAEDAFFSPGLRDLSAVRACRVARPRRDCADEAEARRGKPTDTRRDGVAPKSWRGRRDGEREERVSQTLKRSTEDSEAAVGREEASASAGDRASCRGCEPPAHSVMRDAKNAFFFMPAGGPWARHDSALLAQHVVRSLSRSFSVLSLSLSPCCAVARPSASCSEAASSFALRSARASSLWAPLSALSALSVSPAPRALPRCTRGWRPSAAWRVSPEAPQVLNSASTDESPRLFVSARPSSSDLGAAPTMSRFHSHIVLDARKLPSLPVASSGLVSSLSPLAGAARRTLHAMARRAAEDGEPRLAPGGMESHCDADLAFRVASLSAFYSESPRGLRAAAEARDGEDAMCVAFREEEEGAEALQPEGGLLEPQPDAVHAPDNAGSAFGASAASCSPAAVAAPSRAARASLSVHQPFAYLSGLSGQALLVRLESVPWIAELLHELRALEAKRDAHPSAENVGNLRVWWRTHAIRLFISGVKKGCSADPALQLRMLQLALASTPLAAAIPPLHDLPPAFYVPRREEARAGAESSGAAAEDECRLRPIRAAARHAEGDEEEETQLEGRFAGMPADGDADGRLRVRGSRAEAALGGVEANERGGEGDARLVVTKADVEAFGPGFVLFTQFASLPLEQRLWCLDQFAFFFVHNCLCATVKQADEASAGGRGGGRGEKTVRADQQLARGGKATPGNEALQRELTCKFPVSASGNLIVSDTRLWNFLGVAAQALARDGHFDLASHLTFALLSLVYDIRAFPAPAPGVALRFFSDLGEPPGAQRLPRAAEAERGEGQASLDLEEERRLRAREQAANISKRNNRWKLPKNIWLQILAKRHDAAPQPAAAGALAASAAGDLQEGSEAQEVAGREIPAVALEPQEIAAVDMADELFLCLKREAAEAAPLLARALLLGQEEKTGVAQVNAKGGGEKKTRQEPPHSGFASQFMSANERSEKHLAFQRIRNTAVIKNSALVHHSRTLQGREEAEGDICAEARRASEEFLDEAKPLARNAWRVVKKENALGEQRQTIAEDWFVEKAKGVANMREKAQYEARVEELQRGLRSGGSLLQGLSEGPAAAMTLSGEWRADLDVPQGDVIPADDAASPAFGFSSLLWYLRLESIFYRTQDINLSSIVYRLLTHLIDAEVPQFLYPTSSASSAAQPSAASSVRAADARAAPLSSLFSSAPAPCFSLSRRGAAALAHAVGALKATRRYEHDLLRALCDALRPNLPLLTPALACETVYNLGCLGYSDPAFAHALARHMASSGVLRQTTVDSMMQLLIGFSRLEFRDDTLTEACIKGLLHEGDKKKKAPPSGQGAAPWSPVAPSASSFEEMLYQERQTGETDAASSGSSASAATPSASERHDQIMRTSVDLLARTHRPQSLFYLLHSISRNFVRSLPLLASLVPALQRFATAVPSNVAVLAFHDLIKMGIWPGPFRRAILTTLSRDIERHALVPLAASTILTWSLWGHFDVPFYLRMAHLYHRKIAAPCGGLAQGDSEETDGASKRDADVESAQARGQKKVGKWGKTSVTNIKVSTQFWSSAYGLHLLALTPRDFVQHVNAVDRQIHQDLLDRYRRQSVQQNAFAASTSTAPASSKTAASGSSSSLRPGGCVPFSSTAFPMRVFARCRHSAEAAVRFSPWQTGSLEGLRAASILRIPEENWIPKSSSFHAEVVAACPSSIRDSVINEQPAGPYEIDVMLPADAFSAWKQTQKSVAAEREAEEDRRGTKRKKKKGKKATQKS
- a CDS encoding RNA recognition motif-containing protein (encoded by transcript BESB_051490) translates to MAAIGMPPHILALFQARPPLEPLPAFKKKNTRGYVGVADYVCKFESGPPPPPVPYETPKQRLLRQKRERLLSHLSKQKELIKQYNPKDDKKLTGDPFRTLFVGGISYDTTEKKLKREFEQYGSIKKVRLIYDRNGKPRGYGFIEFENDKDMKEAYKNADGRKIDGRRVLVDVERARTVPGWLPRRLGGGRGKPRGTNTKPKKPPMTAGHLQLSLLPPLPAAPDPAVLMEKKRRDEERRRERERERGRSRSRERKERKRSPGRDRSRSRERRR